Proteins co-encoded in one Acidobacteriota bacterium genomic window:
- the ftcD gene encoding glutamate formimidoyltransferase translates to MRLVECVPNFSEGRDRGVIDRITAEAAGVEGVALLDVDPGAGTNRTVVTFAGPPEAVAEAAFRCIRKAAELIDMAKHHGEHPRMGATDVCPFVPLSGVTMEECVEIARAVGKRVGAELGIPVYLYENAASRPERRSLADIRQGEYEGLKDKLKNPKWKPDFGPAAFHAGTGATVIGAREFLIAYNVSLNTKDRRLAEEIALNIREAGRPKKGPDGKPMVDASGEAIRIPGTLTECRATGWVIPEYGRAQVSINLTNYRVTPPHAAFEEVCRQAAALGLRVTGSEIVGLIPLEAMLMAGRYYRERQGKSPAVPERDLIEMAGQSLALSDVGHFDPSKKIIEHRFRGAAGFASRTVLEFVDDVAADTPAPGGGSVAALCGSLAAGLAAMVAGITYPRKDAEANRPKLAALGGRASELKAQLLASVQADSDAFDRMMAARRLKAATPGEKAVKEAAVLEATIGAVEVPLSVVRGAAEVLSVASEVAAIGAASALSDAGVAALAALAAAEGAFDNVVINLPGVTDPARAGALRREADAALASAKGSAAGIRARVERELRAAAK, encoded by the coding sequence ATGCGCCTCGTCGAGTGCGTCCCGAACTTCTCCGAAGGCCGCGACCGCGGCGTCATCGATCGGATCACCGCCGAGGCGGCCGGGGTCGAGGGGGTCGCGCTCCTCGACGTGGACCCCGGCGCGGGGACGAACCGCACCGTCGTGACCTTCGCCGGCCCCCCCGAGGCGGTCGCCGAGGCCGCCTTCCGCTGCATCCGGAAGGCCGCCGAGCTGATCGACATGGCGAAGCACCACGGGGAGCACCCCCGGATGGGGGCGACCGACGTCTGCCCGTTCGTTCCGCTCTCGGGGGTCACGATGGAGGAGTGCGTGGAGATCGCGCGCGCCGTCGGGAAGCGCGTGGGCGCCGAGCTCGGCATCCCCGTCTACCTCTACGAGAACGCCGCGTCGCGCCCGGAGAGGCGGAGCCTCGCCGACATCCGTCAGGGGGAGTACGAGGGGCTCAAGGACAAACTGAAAAATCCGAAGTGGAAGCCCGACTTCGGCCCGGCCGCCTTCCACGCGGGAACCGGCGCCACCGTGATCGGGGCGCGCGAGTTCCTGATCGCCTACAACGTCTCGCTCAACACGAAGGACCGGCGCCTCGCCGAGGAGATTGCCCTCAACATCCGCGAGGCGGGGAGGCCGAAGAAGGGACCGGACGGCAAGCCGATGGTGGACGCGTCGGGGGAGGCGATCCGGATCCCGGGGACGCTCACGGAGTGCCGCGCGACGGGGTGGGTGATCCCCGAGTACGGCCGCGCGCAGGTGTCGATCAATTTGACCAACTACCGCGTCACGCCGCCGCACGCCGCCTTCGAGGAGGTCTGCCGGCAGGCGGCCGCGCTCGGATTGCGCGTGACGGGAAGCGAGATCGTCGGCCTCATCCCTCTCGAGGCGATGCTCATGGCGGGGCGCTACTACCGCGAGCGGCAGGGGAAGAGCCCGGCCGTCCCGGAGCGCGACCTCATCGAGATGGCCGGGCAGTCGCTCGCCCTCAGCGACGTCGGGCATTTCGATCCGTCGAAGAAGATCATCGAGCACCGCTTCCGGGGCGCGGCGGGGTTCGCCTCGCGCACCGTTCTCGAGTTCGTGGACGACGTCGCGGCCGACACGCCGGCTCCGGGCGGTGGATCGGTCGCGGCGCTGTGCGGATCGCTGGCGGCCGGTCTCGCGGCGATGGTCGCGGGGATCACCTATCCAAGGAAGGACGCGGAGGCGAACAGGCCGAAGCTCGCGGCGCTCGGCGGGCGGGCCTCGGAGCTGAAGGCGCAGCTTCTCGCCTCGGTCCAGGCCGACTCCGACGCCTTCGATCGGATGATGGCCGCACGCCGCCTCAAGGCCGCGACCCCCGGCGAGAAGGCGGTGAAGGAAGCCGCGGTCCTCGAGGCGACGATCGGCGCCGTCGAGGTGCCGCTGTCGGTCGTGCGCGGCGCGGCGGAAGTCCTCTCGGTCGCGTCGGAGGTCGCCGCAATAGGCGCCGCCTCGGCCCTCAGCGACGCCGGCGTCGCGGCCCTCGCCGCCCTCGCGGCGGCGGAAGGGGCTTTCGACAACGTCGTGATCAACCTTCCCGGCGTCACCGATCCCGCGCGGGCCGGCGCCCTCCGGCGCGAGGCCGATGCGGCGCTCGCCTCGGCGAAGGGAAGCGCCGCCGGGATCCGCGCCCGGGTGGAACGGGAGCTGAGAGCCGCCGCGAAGTGA
- a CDS encoding FIST C-terminal domain-containing protein, whose translation MIWAGSGLSAKSDGLKAAEEAASAAMAEAEEAASAAMAEARLERAGLVFLFSTADHAAKYPDMLASVRRITGCGNLVGCSGAGVLTAEGEIEGEKGVAVLALASDQATAAPFVVQNLRGRDRDAGREIGDLVAPYRRGDSLLVVFPDTLNCNPDALFTGIADVLGEIPVVGGGAADDGAGKATYQMCGGKVVQNGVTGVLLSGSLSSSIGVTQACRPIGKPFIVTECDGNVVTKLGDRPAVQALAEALGPSLWEEVSRLAGFIFVGFPVDDRVAGASFDRGGYIVRNIIGVDGESGAITIGKEVAKGDTISFVLRDPMSARDDLKAMLDEEAAVGSLATPRLGLYFNCCARGSGLYGMEGIDTAFIRRAFDALPVAGFFGFCEIASMRGIARLHNYSGVMTLVSEMTPAEGMESLQ comes from the coding sequence ATGATTTGGGCGGGGAGTGGCCTGTCGGCGAAGTCCGACGGCCTGAAGGCGGCCGAGGAGGCAGCCTCAGCGGCGATGGCCGAGGCCGAGGAGGCAGCCTCAGCGGCGATGGCCGAGGCACGCCTCGAGCGCGCCGGGCTCGTCTTTCTCTTCTCGACCGCCGACCACGCGGCGAAGTACCCCGACATGCTCGCCTCCGTCCGGCGCATCACCGGGTGCGGCAACCTCGTCGGCTGCTCGGGTGCCGGCGTCCTCACCGCGGAAGGCGAGATTGAAGGGGAGAAAGGGGTCGCCGTCCTCGCCCTCGCGTCGGACCAGGCGACCGCCGCGCCGTTCGTCGTGCAGAACCTGAGAGGACGCGACCGCGATGCCGGGCGCGAGATCGGCGACCTCGTCGCGCCGTACCGGCGGGGGGACTCCCTCCTCGTCGTCTTCCCCGACACGCTCAACTGCAACCCCGACGCCCTCTTCACCGGGATCGCCGACGTTCTCGGCGAGATCCCGGTCGTCGGAGGCGGCGCGGCCGACGACGGCGCCGGGAAGGCGACGTACCAGATGTGCGGCGGGAAAGTCGTCCAGAACGGCGTCACCGGGGTGCTGCTGTCGGGAAGTCTGAGCTCGTCCATCGGGGTGACGCAGGCGTGCCGGCCGATCGGCAAGCCCTTCATCGTCACCGAGTGCGACGGGAACGTCGTCACGAAGCTCGGCGACCGCCCGGCGGTGCAGGCCCTCGCCGAGGCGCTCGGCCCGTCGCTGTGGGAGGAGGTCAGCCGCCTCGCCGGCTTCATCTTCGTCGGCTTCCCCGTGGACGACCGCGTCGCGGGGGCCTCCTTCGACCGCGGCGGGTACATCGTGCGGAACATCATCGGCGTGGACGGTGAGAGCGGAGCGATCACCATCGGCAAGGAGGTCGCGAAAGGGGACACGATCAGCTTCGTCCTCCGGGATCCGATGAGCGCCCGCGACGATTTGAAGGCGATGCTCGACGAGGAGGCGGCGGTCGGGTCGCTCGCGACGCCGCGCCTCGGCCTCTACTTCAACTGCTGCGCCCGCGGCTCGGGGCTCTACGGCATGGAGGGGATCGACACCGCTTTCATCCGGCGCGCCTTCGACGCGCTTCCCGTCGCGGGGTTCTTCGGCTTCTGCGAGATTGCGTCCATGCGTGGAATTGCCCGGCTGCACAACTACTCCGGCGTGATGACCCTCGTCTCCGAGATGACCCCCGCGGAGGGGATGGAGAGCCTCCAGTGA
- a CDS encoding YgiT-type zinc finger protein: MVNVGVLLAGERRRARGGLRTGRDGIRDGAEGRTMKCDQCGGDLDSRRENYLYEESRYRGVTLLDIEVRRCGGCGDFEVVIPRIEELHRLLAATMSRNPRPACVHMKMGPKGWRQAA, from the coding sequence ATGGTGAACGTGGGAGTACTCTTGGCTGGAGAACGGCGACGAGCGAGAGGTGGATTGAGGACAGGTCGTGACGGGATTCGTGACGGCGCGGAGGGAAGAACCATGAAGTGCGACCAGTGTGGCGGAGACCTCGATTCACGGCGAGAGAACTACCTGTATGAGGAGTCGAGGTATCGCGGCGTCACCCTGCTCGACATCGAGGTCAGGCGCTGCGGCGGCTGCGGCGACTTCGAGGTCGTCATCCCGAGGATCGAAGAGCTGCACCGACTCCTCGCCGCGACGATGTCGAGGAACCCCCGACCCGCATGTGTCCACATGAAGATGGGGCCGAAAGGCTGGAGACAGGCGGCATGA